CGGCGGCATCAGCAACACGAGCGTGAATCAGATCGCGGTGACCCCCGGCAGTGGCGGCGTCTACAGCATCAGCCTGCCTCAGAACCCCAGCGACGGCGGCTACGAGGTCATCGCCTACGCCGACACGAACAACGACGGGCAGTATGAATCGGGCGAGCCGCGCACCCAGTCCAACGGCAAGACTCTGGTCTACACCAGCAGCAATCTCGTCGGCACGTTCACGGGGCTCAGCAAGGGCTGGAACCTCGTGCAGAACGGCCAGGTCGTCAAGAGCGGCACCCCCTTCAACGGCTACGACCTGAGCTTCTGATCCCGCCCCACAAAAGACCCCACAGAGAAAGGCGGCCCACAGTGAGCCGCCTTTCTCTGTGGAGCCCCGATGTTCAGGCCTGCGGGTTCGCGCCCTCGAAGGTCTGCTTGAAGTTCTGGAGGTCGTCGGCGATCTGCTGGCTGGGTTCCTCGCCGAACAGCTTGGCGACGGCCGCGCCCAGCGCCCCGGCGGGCGGACGGTAGGACAGGGCGACGTGGACGCGGGTGCCGCCGTTGGGGAGGCTCTCGAACTGCACGCTGCCCGCGTTGTCCACGGTTGCGCCGGGGAGCGAGTGCCAGCCGATGCGCTCGCCGGGCTTGTCGTTCACGATCTCGGCTTCCCACTCGACGTGGGTGCCCAGCGGCGCCTTGGCGACCCAGCGGCTGCGGCGCTCGTCGAGGACTGTGACGCTCTCCAGGTGGCTCATGATGCGGGGCAGGTTTTCGAGGTTGCGCCAGTAGGCGTACACCAGTTGCGCTGGGCGGTCGATCACGACGCTGTGTTCCACGAAGATCGGCTTGGCCGCCGCCGCGTTGCCGCTGAGGCCCGCCGCCGCCATCACGGGATCGTTGCCGGTCGCGGCGCGGTAGGCGAGGTAGCCCCCGACCGCCGCCATCCCGAGGCCCAGCACACCGCGTTTTCTGAGGCCGAGGAGCAGCAGAGCGCCGCCCGCCGCGCCGCTGATCAGGCGGCCCTGGTCCATGCTCTTGCTGTCTTCCTTGCTGTTCGAGTTGTCCATGTTCGCGCTCATAGGTGTTCCTCCGCTCCAGGCAGTCTAGGGGCGTCTTCTCATCTTCCGGGTGAACCCTTCCCCAAGCCACATTTAAGGTGGGGCAGGGAAAGGGGCCGGTGGAAGCTCAGCCCTCCGCGTTGCGGTCCTCGCCGCTCGCGCCGATGATGTCGGCGTCACGCCCCTCGCCGGTCGGATTCAGCATCCCGCTGTTGTCCATCTGCCTGGCCGGGTCCGGGAGGTCCTCCAGACCTGAGGGGAGACTCCCCGTCTCCGCATGCTGCTGTTCGATGTGCCGGGTGGCCTGCCGGTCGGCGCGCGTGGTCCCGCCTTGCAGGCTGGGGTCGAGGTTGGTGTTCGCGTCGGGCGTGTCGCCTCCGGCCCCCATGTAGGACGCTGGCTCGGGAGTGCTGCCGGGTCTGCCTTCATCCATGATCGCGCCTCCTGTGGCTGCCCTCCATGCTTCCGCGCGGGCCTGACCCGGCGGATGTGCCCGCCTTGACCCCCTGCTCATGCAGCCGTCGCGCTAGGCTGGCGGGCATGAGTGGTGTGGCTCCTGTGGAGCGGTCAAATGGTCTGACGGTCAAACGGTCTAACGGCGGCCTCCCTCCTGGCCCTTTAGACGGTTTGACGGTTAGACCCG
The window above is part of the Deinococcus metallilatus genome. Proteins encoded here:
- a CDS encoding SRPBCC family protein, with the translated sequence MSANMDNSNSKEDSKSMDQGRLISGAAGGALLLLGLRKRGVLGLGMAAVGGYLAYRAATGNDPVMAAAGLSGNAAAAKPIFVEHSVVIDRPAQLVYAYWRNLENLPRIMSHLESVTVLDERRSRWVAKAPLGTHVEWEAEIVNDKPGERIGWHSLPGATVDNAGSVQFESLPNGGTRVHVALSYRPPAGALGAAVAKLFGEEPSQQIADDLQNFKQTFEGANPQA